The Cutaneotrichosporon cavernicola HIS019 DNA, chromosome: 3 region GTGCTGGCAGTGGGGAAGGATGGGGAATGGCGCTTCGAGACCCGGTCCTGCTTGCTGGGGCTCGAGCGCTTGGCGGGAGTCGTTGACTGCACCCTAGATAATGTCCACGATGTAGGTGCAACAGTAGGAGCTGCGGTGTGGGACAAATTGGATGTGGTGGGGGAAGGCCGAGATGGGGACGGTGGCGATGTTTGAGATATTGGAGTCTGCACCGCATGTACAGGTGACGTTGAGGAAGGTAGATGTGCCATCGTGGCGTGGGATCGTGTAGTCGGGCGTCCTCGCTGCTCGTAGGCTcacactcactctcacGATGTGTGGTGGTTCACTTtttggcgaggaaggaagaTGAATGATACAATGGGAGAGAGCAAGGGAGACGAGAAAGGATAAATACCGTACTGGGTGTAACAGAAAGCTAGTCGGAGCGGAAGAATAACGTCAACTCGGGCTCAATCTCGTGGAAACCGGTGGCAAGACACTGTGCAGTTGTACTGGTTCAGATAGGGAAGGTGCTGAGTTGTTAGCCTGGTGTCGTACTAAATGATAGCTCACATGATGGTGTCAAGTCCCCATGTGCCAGGTGTTGGTTGGCCTGGTCTCGGATTGAGTGTGTGCGATGTGGACCGTTGGCTGGCGTGCTGAGTCTAGCGGGCGGAGAAGAGCGGAGTCCAAAGGGAAGAACAAGTCAGCTGTTTTGCCTTGTCTTAGTCAAGCCGGCAGTGGATAGAGTGTTGGTGCATAGAAAGCCGAACAGAATTGCAGCGTATGCGGTGTATGCGGTGTATGTCGGCCGTTGGCGTAGTCGCAAGGATGCGAGCCCTGTGTGGTGGTTGGTGCCCAGTGCCAAGTGTCGAAAGGGCCGTTACCCGACTTGGGGTTGTTGGGATGAGAATGGTCCAAGTGTACTGTAAAAAAAGAGTTGAGAGAGTGGCTTGGTTGTTGGATCTCTGGGCATTAgaaagaggaggaggaggaggaggaggaggaggaggggggggggggatgAGGTTGGACAATGACGGAATGAACTTTGCACCGAGATCCCATCTTTGAATATCATCCCATCGTTTATTTTGTCCATGGGTCCTATTTAGAGGCAAACGTACCCTCGTACAGCTTAGAGATGAGGATCAGTGCGGTACTTCCGGCCATAACCcccctctcttcctccgctTTCCAGCGCGTGGGGTGGCGTGGGTGGAGTAACAAGGGCCTCGGCTTTGGGCACtcggccgtcgccgcctACAGCAGGTGTCACATATGTGCTGTAGACATTAGACAGTCTCACCTCCCACCTGATGCGccgcccccgccgccgccgctcccgccGCTCAGCTTTGCAAAACGATccggctgctgctgctccaCATTTGCATTGTGGGTAACCGAGGCCAAGCAGTTGCATGATCAAGAGCGTTATTGGTATTGTGATGGACGCTATGACGCACCCAGTTTGCCGACTGACGTGGGGCCCTCCCCTGATCGAGCCGCGTGCCGACCTTTCCTTGTTTTCCCCCGAAATGTCTGCATCCCGGACAAGAACAAGGATCTCGTTATTACCCGTCGGGAGGTCAGCCGAGGAGTATCAAGCCCACAGGGCCAAATGGAATTTTGCTTTTGCACAGACTGACGGGATCCGGTGGTTCCGAATCGAGGCCAGCAGCGTGAAGCGATGTGAACCGCTCTGGCGACAAACGATGCTGACCAGTTCCTCGTGAACACCGATCAGCCGATCAGCCGATCAGCCTCCTAAGCGATGCTCGTCCTTGGTATCAAAAGGTTCCGGATCCTCGAGATAGTAAACTTGGCAGATGCTGGCTTGAGCAGTCATCCATCCCCAGTCATCAGTCATCAGGCATCAGGCATCAGGTTAAAGCTGAGTTGCATCAAGCTGTGACCGAGACATTGTAACTGTGATGCATCGAGTCAAGCACCCTAACAGCTAACAGCCAACTTGTCCCGGTTCCACTTCCTGCCGCTCTCTCCGCCGTACTTACCTCCCTCCTGTCCGTGCTCCCGTCTACCGTCCTCTCGCCCATCCTCTCGGCCGTGCTCTCCACGTCATATCGTCATGGCAGTGAGGACCAAGGCGCCCTGGGATCGTTCCAATTCCTAACTGGATCTGGCCCAAGGCGACTTGACACCTCACTCGACTTTGTCAAGTGGCAGACAGTCGAGTCAACCTTCCTCTGCTTGCAATCTCATGTTACTCGTCCATCGCTACATACATACTACTACTTCCGCACAACCCGCGCCCACTGAGCACTCACGAACCGCCCCGCCCCCTCCCGACTTTGGCTAGTATGTCCCGCCACTCCAGCGGCCGAACGTTCAAACACACCAGAATCCAACGCCGCCCCTACCACGGCAGCATCAGAGCGCGCATTATCTTCAGCCTTGGCGCGAATGGTGGCCCACTCCGCAGCAGAACGGGACATGGCGGGCGAGCGGGTGATAGCAGCACGCGCGGCCtgcgcgaggttgagcgtgTTATacgccgcgtcgagggTGCGAGTTAGGCGCGCCTGCGTCAAGTCGGCCGGGGAGGGGcggacggggaggaggataTAGGCCATCGTGAGGGATAGTTGAGCGATAACTCGGGCAGTCGTGAGCGTTGGCGAGAGCTTAAGTCAGCACTTCAAGCAGCCAGAAAAGCTCACATGCGCCAGATGACCATGCACAACCCGCATCTCAACCCACCACCGCACCCCAAACTCCACCGCCGCACACACCGCAATCCCACACCCGATAGTATGCCGCCACTTCTTCGccctctctctcgctcCGGCCCCCGCAACCGAATTCCAACCCAAAGCCCCCAACACCAATGCCTGGAGGACGTATGGTCCCAGAATGCGAGGTGTTGCCGCGAGGGCGTAGTCAGACCGTTGACGACACCACGCGCAGTTGAAGAATGTGTCGTGTCCCCAACGTGAGTATGCGATTCGACCTTCGACTGTGCCAAGGCGGGCAAGGAAGAGTTCGACAAGAGGATCAACTTGGGTCCAGCCGTCGGCGGGTTGGTTTAGGTCGTGCAGGACGAAGGGCCGGAGAATATCCGAGGGGGCTAGGAGGTCGAGAGACGTGAAAGTGTCATATGATGGCCAGAGGATAAGGAGGATGGCGTATACGGCGTGAAGAAGGAGGATTGACCATAGGATTCTCGAGCGGGGTGGAGTCGTCGCGTCTggtggggctggggctAGGAGCGCGTTCAAGCGCCGTAAGAGCCCGGGACCGAAGATGAGCGCAAGCGTCACTAGCGGTCCTTGATAGGCTTTGAGGGTGGCCCAAAGGGAGGCGAGGGCTTCCATCGTGAATGGTGATGGTCAAGTTGGTGATTGACGTGTCGTGCAGATTGCCATGTTAGGGCATAATCGCGTGAGTGGTTTCGGAATCTCACGTGGCAATCCCTCAAACGCGTTCATTTCAGGCCAGACCTGATCTCTGCCATGTAGCCCACACCTCAGCCGCCACCTACAAGATGCGAATGGCTGTCTCCTCgatcctcgagctcctccaaCTCTGCGGGTGCCAAACTCGCGCATGCAGGGATACGACAGTCTTCTCACCCATTCCCCAACACCCCACGCACCTCGCGTGCATACCACCATTACCCCACCTACACCACCCATGTGTTtcgccacccacacccCTTCTACAAGATTATCAAGAGTTCTATCATGGTTCAGCCTCTAGATGCGGCCACCAGCGCCGCTCGGGCCGTTCTTCGTGGGGCCAGAGCCCATCATGCGTAAGTGGTCCGATTGCTCATTGACCTCGAATGTCGTCTTGCGTCAGTCGAGATAGGCGTACGAGGAGTGGTCATGCCGCGAGTCACATCCGTGACCGAACAGCTTCACTCAGTTTACTCACCACCTGAGGAAGGTACGCGCCTgcgccaaggtcaagaGACCAGAGGTCGTCAAACACGGCCACACCGTTGTAGCCGCCCGAGATAAAGATGCGCGCGTCGTGTAATACCGCGACGTGGTACCCTCGTGCTGGAGGAGGTACACCCTTCGGCACCTTGGACTCCCAGGCCAACGTCGTTAAGTTGAATAACAGCACGTCCTGCGCGTACGTCTGGCCGTTGTGCCCGCCAATGACAAAAAGGTACGAGCCAACCTGTGTAGACGTGTGCGACAGGCGGTTGTGTTTGACTTCCGTTGGCACGAGCGTCCACGTCATGGTTTCTGTTGTCAGTACAGTTCCGTAGCCATGAGAGCCGCTTACGCAGGTTCAACACGTGTACGTCTGCAAAGCTCGCATGCCCGTCGCTGCCGCCAAAGACGATCATCTTGTCGCCGATCAGATTGGCCGTGTGGTAGCCCTTCTTCTGCGGCACGTCGCCTCTTGTGCGCCATTCGTGCCAGGTCAAGCGGCTCGGGTCGCTCACGTCCAGCGCCCAGACGTCGTTGAGCGCAGCTTGAccgttgccgccgccaaagacgacgaggaagtGACGGTAGAGGACGGTCGTatgtgcgcggcgcggtgggGGAAGGTTAGCTTTGGGTGTGCTGATGTGCGGCTTGGAGAAGCGATGTGTGATGGTGTCAAACACCCACACATCGTTCGAGTATGTCGGCccgtcgccaccgccgaaTATGTACAGCTGGTCACCGACGAGTGTTGTGGTGTGTGCGCGCAGTGGTGGCAGCGCCTGACCGTGTGTCTCAACCGTGCTCCACTGCAATGACTCGGTGTCGAAGCTGGCCACTCCTCGCCAGCACGAGCGCGCGTCAACACCGCCCAAGAACCAAATGCGGTCGCCCACGAGTGTCCCCGTGTGAGCGCGTAGCGCCTGTCCTGGTGGTCTGCCATGTGCGGGTACGGGCGAAAAGTACATTGACGACGCGGGAGCGCGCGCAACCTTTGCGGCGGGAAGGAtgggcgcgaggaggacctcgccatcgtccGCGGTCGCCTTGTtcgcgtcgccgcgctcgcgggcTTTTGGTGGCCGACGAACGTGTTGTCCACCTTCTGATGGCTGTCGCGAACGCTTCCCTCCGTCCTCTGCAGAGTCAGggtcgtccttgtcgccgcctcgacgatcGCTTCTGCTTGCGGGGCCctgcgccgaggccgtAGGTTTGCGACCCCCAGACGAGCTAGGTCTACGCGTCCCGGCTGCCGCAGACGACGAAGAAGGCAAACCGATCGCACCACTGTCAacaggcggcgcaggcgacTGGCTTCCGTTGATACCTAGCGAGCTCATGGAGGCAGGTGGTTGGAGGTTGGACGTCGTGAGGTTCATGGCAGAAGCGAAGGCCGACTGCGAGTTGCCGAGCGTGAAGTCGCGGTATCTATGTGCGGAGCGCGCAGGAACAGCGGGAGCCGCACCAGGGGTGCCGCCGGGCACGGACGACGCGGATGCCTGGGGTGGGCTGCTTGCGGCAGGAGTGTTGGAGGGAAtgggtgaggaaggggaagTTGCAGTGCTGTCttgtggttgtggtggACGTGTCTGAGCCAAATGTGCTGGGTAGGTGATGGGTTGGAGATCAAAGCCAGCGACAGGAGAAGACCCTATTGCAGGGAGGGTCGTCGCAGGCATGGGCGTACGCTGGGACACCTTTGTCGAGTAAGGGTACGGAGATATAGGGGATGAAGGGAGTGCTCCGTAAAACCCAGTTGTCGATGCGCTCTTAGGGATTGACGATGACAGTTCGAGGCCAGTGCCAATGATGGGCGACGTGGTTGCGGAAGCGGAAGCGCTGCCTTGTTGAGGCTGGTGTAGTGATAGTGTCTGGAATAGGGggctggtggtggttgcGGAAGAAGGAACGAGACTAGGGGTTGTCGACGCGTCTTcggagatggacgagatTTGAGAGCCAAAGAGGGCCGAGCTCAGTGAGCTATCGTCAACGACGACACGTGCGAGGGAAGGAAATGCCGAGTTGTTGTTGCGAGATAGGGTCTCTGTCTCTAATGGAGGTGGGGGCCGTGTCGGGGACGAGCTCTTCTCTGCACGACGAAATGGGGAACGCGTGAGGGTCGGCAGTCGTCGAAAGGTGGATGAACCCGACAGGGAAGCGCGCTGTCGGCCTGAAGTTTGATGACGCGGAGGAAAGGGAGTGGCGTCGACAAAGATGGAGATATATAATTGTATTTAGGACAAGGCGGGGAAACAGAGGACCGAGCGGTTTGTTTCCAAATATCGGGTGCGTGTCGTGTATCGTTGCGTTGTATGTATGTGTCAAGAAGTAGAGGAGGTAACAAGGTGGAAAGCAAAGTCAAAAGGGGTTGTCCGGGGTAGGATCAAGTAAAGCGAAGGAAAGATTGAGAGCGGGAAGGAGACGTGTAGGCGGTGGGCGTGTATGAGCGTGTATCACCGTGTATGATGTATGATGTATGATGAATGGTGTATGATGTATGGTGGGGTGAGTCGTGGGCGCGTGGGCGAATTCAAAGCAGGAGGGcagagggaagagggaggggtgagggtgagggtgaggaggagggggggaaggggaaagacggaagggggaaggggagggtgaTCGGATTGCGGGCGTTTGGGTGGATGGGTTGACCGGGTTGGTTGGTAGAATAGCGGGGAGGGATAAGGGGCCAGGTAGACCAGAGTTGGGGTAGTAAGGTAGTGTGCGCCAAATGGCCAAATGGTATCAATGTAGTGTAGTCGTAAAGTCGTAAGATTACCAGTCGAACAAGTCGCACCATAGTTTGGAACGTAGAATCACCACGAAGGGCAAGTCCATGTATCCCCATGTATCGACATTGGATTGTGGCATGTTGACATGTTGACATGTTGACATGTAGACATGTAAAAACACGTAGACAAGTGTATCATCAAAGACATGCCAGAGACCCAGAAAACGCGTCACAGTCAGCATCCAACAACCAAAACACGTCCACTCTCACACCTTGCCCCACTGTGTACGCTACTTCCAACATGCTCCTCAACTATTCTCTCATTCCCCCCACCCAAGACCCCACCCCCGCCGCAACCCGCGCCGATCTGCACGCACCATTCGCCTCCATTGTCGCTCGAGCCCAAAGCGTTCCCTAGGGTTTCGGTGGCGTGTGCGTGCGGGGCCGAGGCAGGTAGTTGGGCGGGGTGGGCGcaggggaagggagggaagagcgagagggggtgggagaggggagcCGAAAGGACGTTTAGGTCTTGGTTtgagatggatggatggagaAGATGATGGATGGGACGTAATGTACGATCCGTGATCCGTGATCCGTGGTCTGAATGTGGATGGACTAAGGAATGGTAAGAATAGTGGcgggcgagtgggagcgCTTGAGGTTGGCGGCCGAGCGTAGGTGCAGgtgcaggcgcaggcgtggGCAGGCGTTAGGTGTTAGGTAGGTAGGTGTACAGGTGTGCCGAGATGTGAATGGCGTAGCTGCCCAAGGCAACGTAGCTGGGGTCTGAGTTTGGGTGGGCCGCGCGGAAACGATAGGCGGCGGCAGAACGTGGAGATGACATCTGCATTCGACACAAGGCCAACCTATGCCAGCATCCCAGTTGGCCCTGCTCCTATGCCCGTCTTGCTCTTGCCCACCACCTGGCCACTTGTGTAACCTTCGACCTCGGTACAAAGGTCGGTACAATCTAGGTCTAGGTCTGTTACACGACACACGACACACGACGCGTCTAGACTACTGTACTACTGTACTTGTAGCTATTGTCTCCCTGCATGGTCTTTGAAAGACAACTGCACAGTAATCTACTCTCCTAATCTCCTCTTTGCCCTATAGTCTCCCTGTGTCTTGTTCCAAAGTTAGTGTCAAAGGTTCTAGTCTAGTTGTAGACTAGAATCTAATTGAGTGAGATTATAGTTTTTCTACTTGAGACTTGGATTCAAATCAGATCAAGTTTGGGGTTTTGGCTGAAAAATGCTCACGCTATCCCTGAACACTAACCCCCGTGGACATCCCTGAATACCACTTTAACCCTGAACCATTTGGCTTTGAACCGCActtcaacctccacttccacctccacctctccacaTTCTTCAACACGAATCTTCATAAAGCCAATTCAAAACACCCttcaacatcaacatcaacatcaacatcaacatcaGCCATGCAACCCCAAtcccatcctcatcctcattcAAGCACGTCTTCGCATCTCGCAACAGAAACCGCACTCCTCACAGTCCTCTACGATCGCTCAAAAGCACAGCACAGATCACAAATATTCCTCTCACGTCTCCAAGGCGTCCTCCGTCTCTCGAAGCGAGTCATTGCAGCCCTTCCAAGGCGTGacggctcgtcgtcccagGTCGATCCATATGCAGAGGTACTTGGCTTGCTTCCAAAGGTATGCCGTTTTCAGACACAAGGCAAGAATGGTGTTGACAACAGTTCATAtccaacctcctccgcgcagctgccgcctcgacggccaTTATCGACTTGAACCACTTTGTGCCACTCCACACGACACTGCTCGCATGCTACGCGCGCCTGTTGTCAGTCAGCCTCGCCCTGGGCTCTGCGCTTGGCGTTCCGCAGGCCAACCTCTTATCCGAGTCGCGCGCGAAACCCATCCGCAGGAAGGCGGGGGTGATGGAATCTCCTGCCAAGGCTGGGGAGGTCAAGGCTGGGGAGGTCAAGGCTGGGGAGGTCacggtcggcgaggtcacgGTCGGCGAAGTTGGCGAGATCGTCGCGCGGTCTGTCGCGTCAACAACAA contains the following coding sequences:
- a CDS encoding uncharacterized protein (Kelch motif) — its product is MEANGRQRASLSGSSTFRRLPTLTRSPFRRAEKSSSPTRPPPPLETETLSRNNNSAFPSLARVVVDDSSLSSALFGSQISSISEDASTTPSLVPSSATTTSPLFQTLSLHQPQQGSASASATTSPIIGTGLELSSSIPKSASTTGFYGALPSSPISPYPYSTKVSQRTPMPATTLPAIGSSPVAGFDLQPITYPAHLAQTRPPQPQDSTATSPSSPIPSNTPAASSPPQASASSVPGGTPGAAPAVPARSAHRYRDFTLGNSQSAFASAMNLTTSNLQPPASMSSLGINGSQSPAPPVDSGAIGLPSSSSAAAGTRRPSSSGGRKPTASAQGPASRSDRRGGDKDDPDSAEDGGKRSRQPSEGGQHVRRPPKARERGDANKATADDGEVLLAPILPAAKVARAPASSMYFSPVPAHGRPPGQALRAHTGTLVGDRIWFLGGVDARSCWRGVASFDTESLQWSTVETHGQALPPLRAHTTTLVGDQLYIFGGGDGPTYSNDVWVFDTITHRFSKPHISTPKANLPPPRRAHTTVLYRHFLVVFGGGNGQAALNDVWALDVSDPSRLTWHEWRTRGDVPQKKGYHTANLIGDKMIVFGGSDGHASFADVHVLNLQTMTWTLVPTEVKHNRLSHTSTQVGSYLFVIGGHNGQTYAQDVLLFNLTTLAWESKVPKGVPPPARGYHVAVLHDARIFISGGYNGVAVFDDLWSLDLGAGAYLPQVTTFEVNEQSDHLRMMGSGPTKNGPSGAGGRI